Proteins encoded together in one Luteimonas fraxinea window:
- a CDS encoding BatD family protein: MKAVRSKGARSAAWMVAMLLLCCLVGVAQAQTRAWLDRDRIAFGETTTLNVETDGAGDTPDWAPLARDFDVSGHTSRREVEITGGRRVTRSLFGVALRPRREGVLTVPALQVGGARTAPLSLSVAPAAVTAARDGAPAFIEADIDVQSPYVQQSVGYVLRLYYATPLVSGSLDQPSPEGASMQRIGSDVQYSRDIDGRRYSVVERRYQIVPERSGTLSIPGARFEGRGAGGGMFDDVFNRGPRELSANGPPSVLDVRAMPANAPQPWLPLYGVQARWLEAPTEGRAGEASTFVLEAVFDGAVGTQLPEIPLPPLQGAQVFAEPPQYDESFEDGRPRVRLTRRYSVVPRAEGSLQVPGPRIAWWDVRAGAARTSGPPAVSLAVAAGEVLPGAAPQAEVDAVASTSMSTASDAGGSKLWPALAALLAALWLATAWVAWRLYRQQPIGLVRAGVASSAHGDAPVPLQSSGSAGQAQRRLMHVLQTGEPADVEAALRALSDPPAADLDTLAARLDAAAQREAVGLWQRARWTGGDLPGARQALRAEFRSGASWRDAPARAPRGPDLPPLYPRR, encoded by the coding sequence ATGAAGGCTGTGCGTTCGAAGGGCGCGCGATCCGCGGCGTGGATGGTCGCGATGCTGTTGCTGTGCTGCCTCGTCGGGGTTGCGCAGGCGCAGACGCGCGCGTGGCTCGACCGCGACCGCATCGCGTTCGGCGAGACGACCACGCTCAACGTCGAAACCGACGGCGCAGGCGACACGCCCGACTGGGCGCCGCTCGCGCGCGATTTCGATGTCAGCGGCCACACCAGCCGCCGTGAGGTCGAGATCACCGGCGGCCGGCGCGTGACGCGCTCGCTGTTCGGCGTCGCGCTGCGGCCGCGCCGGGAAGGCGTGCTCACGGTGCCGGCCCTGCAGGTCGGCGGCGCACGCACCGCGCCGCTGTCGCTGAGCGTCGCCCCCGCTGCGGTCACGGCTGCGCGTGATGGCGCGCCGGCCTTCATCGAAGCCGACATCGACGTGCAGTCGCCGTACGTGCAGCAGTCGGTGGGCTACGTGCTGCGGCTGTATTACGCGACGCCGTTGGTGTCGGGCAGCCTCGACCAGCCCTCGCCCGAGGGCGCGTCGATGCAGCGCATCGGCAGCGACGTGCAGTACAGCCGCGACATCGACGGCCGCCGCTACAGCGTCGTCGAACGCCGCTACCAGATCGTGCCCGAGCGCAGCGGCACGCTGTCGATTCCCGGCGCGCGCTTCGAAGGGCGCGGCGCAGGCGGCGGCATGTTCGACGACGTGTTCAATCGCGGGCCGCGCGAGCTGTCGGCGAACGGACCGCCCAGCGTGCTCGACGTGCGCGCGATGCCCGCGAACGCGCCGCAGCCGTGGCTGCCGCTGTATGGCGTGCAGGCGCGCTGGCTGGAGGCGCCGACTGAAGGTCGCGCCGGCGAGGCCAGCACCTTCGTGCTGGAGGCGGTGTTCGATGGCGCGGTCGGCACGCAACTGCCGGAGATCCCATTGCCGCCGTTGCAGGGCGCGCAGGTGTTCGCCGAACCGCCGCAGTACGACGAAAGTTTCGAGGACGGCCGGCCGCGGGTGCGGCTGACGCGGCGCTACTCGGTGGTGCCGCGTGCCGAGGGCAGCCTGCAAGTGCCCGGCCCGCGGATCGCCTGGTGGGATGTGCGCGCCGGCGCGGCGCGGACCAGCGGTCCGCCTGCGGTGTCGCTGGCGGTCGCGGCCGGTGAAGTGCTGCCCGGTGCGGCGCCACAGGCTGAAGTCGACGCGGTAGCATCGACAAGCATGTCGACAGCGTCCGATGCGGGTGGTTCGAAGCTTTGGCCCGCACTTGCGGCCCTGCTCGCCGCGCTATGGCTGGCGACCGCGTGGGTGGCGTGGCGCTTGTACCGCCAGCAGCCGATCGGCCTGGTGCGCGCAGGCGTCGCGTCGTCGGCGCATGGCGACGCGCCAGTTCCCCTGCAATCGTCCGGCTCGGCGGGCCAGGCCCAGCGCCGCCTGATGCATGTGCTGCAAACGGGCGAGCCGGCGGATGTCGAAGCCGCCTTGCGCGCGTTGTCCGACCCGCCCGCGGCGGATCTCGATACGCTCGCGGCACGTCTCGATGCGGCCGCCCAGCGCGAGGCTGTCGGCCTCTGGCAGCGGGCGCGTTGGACCGGGGGCGACCTGCCTGGCGCGCGTCAGGCGCTGCGCGCGGAGTTCCGCAGCGGCGCGTCGTGGCGCGATGCGCCTGCGCGTGCGCCGCGCGGCCCGGACCTGCCGCCGCTGTACCCGCGCCGTTGA
- a CDS encoding dicarboxylate/amino acid:cation symporter has product MADSNAPVRSRMPLHWKIAIGFAAGLVLGLIAHYTGLTSWTLADPASAACTGAEPSWQCRPLIESFVGWVTEPLGTLFLSLIFMLIVPLLFSALVIGVSEMGDVAALGRIGWRTLAWTVVLSGIAVVVGLVMVNLFRPGDGVDPALAQQLLAEGAQRIAAIVRDSKEGATGMDMLMSIVPQNVVGAASDNANILSLMFFALMFGIGLVLTKSEATATLKRGIEGLFEVSMTLIGLVIRLAPIAVFCFMFNLAVLFGWDLLLRLGAYVLVVVGALALHMLVTYSLALKFVGGWSPLAFFRGVQEAMLMAFSTASSNATLPTALRIADENLKLPRKVSRFVLTVGATANQNGTALFEGVTVIFLAQFFGVDLSIWQQVLVMLVCILGGIGTAGVPSGSLPVVALICTMVGVPAEGIGLVLGVNHFLDMCRTTVNVTGDLGIAALVSRGEDDAPEPLKTA; this is encoded by the coding sequence ATGGCCGATTCCAACGCTCCCGTACGTTCCCGCATGCCGCTCCACTGGAAGATCGCGATCGGCTTCGCGGCCGGTCTCGTCCTCGGCCTGATCGCGCACTACACCGGCCTGACCTCCTGGACGCTGGCCGATCCCGCATCGGCCGCCTGCACCGGCGCGGAGCCGTCGTGGCAGTGCCGACCGTTGATCGAGAGCTTCGTCGGCTGGGTCACCGAGCCGCTCGGCACGCTGTTTCTCAGCCTGATCTTCATGCTGATCGTGCCGCTGCTGTTCTCGGCGCTGGTGATCGGCGTGTCGGAAATGGGCGATGTCGCGGCGCTCGGCCGGATCGGCTGGCGCACGCTCGCGTGGACCGTCGTGCTGTCGGGTATCGCGGTGGTGGTGGGACTGGTGATGGTGAACCTGTTCCGCCCCGGCGACGGTGTGGATCCCGCGCTCGCGCAGCAGCTGCTGGCCGAAGGCGCGCAGCGCATCGCGGCGATTGTGCGCGACAGCAAGGAAGGCGCGACCGGCATGGACATGCTGATGTCGATCGTGCCGCAGAACGTGGTGGGCGCCGCATCGGACAACGCCAACATCCTGTCGCTGATGTTCTTCGCGCTGATGTTCGGCATCGGCCTGGTGCTGACGAAGTCCGAGGCTACCGCGACGCTCAAGCGCGGCATCGAAGGTCTGTTCGAAGTGTCGATGACGCTGATCGGCCTGGTGATCCGCCTCGCGCCGATAGCGGTGTTCTGCTTCATGTTCAATCTGGCCGTGCTGTTCGGCTGGGATCTGCTGTTGCGTCTGGGCGCCTATGTGCTGGTCGTAGTCGGCGCGCTGGCGCTGCACATGCTGGTGACGTATTCGCTGGCGCTGAAGTTCGTCGGTGGCTGGTCGCCGCTGGCGTTCTTCCGCGGCGTGCAGGAAGCGATGCTGATGGCGTTCTCTACCGCGTCGAGCAACGCTACGCTGCCGACCGCGCTGCGCATCGCCGACGAGAACCTCAAGCTGCCGCGCAAGGTGTCGCGCTTCGTGCTGACCGTCGGCGCGACCGCCAACCAGAACGGCACCGCGCTGTTCGAGGGCGTCACGGTGATCTTCCTGGCCCAGTTCTTCGGCGTGGACCTGTCGATCTGGCAGCAGGTGCTGGTGATGCTGGTCTGCATCCTCGGCGGCATCGGCACGGCCGGTGTGCCCTCGGGTTCGCTGCCGGTGGTGGCGCTGATCTGCACGATGGTCGGCGTGCCGGCCGAGGGCATCGGCCTGGTGCTGGGCGTCAACCACTTCCTCGACATGTGCCGGACCACGGTCAACGTGACCGGCGATCTCGGCATCGCGGCGCTGGTCTCGCGTGGCGAGGACGACGCGCCCGAGCCGTTGAAGACGGCCTGA
- a CDS encoding Dps family protein, translating to MAKTKPSKSKSSKTPVAPAVASPDAQSKAPAIDIGISDADRKAVAQHLSVFLADAYTLYLKTHNFHWNVTGPMFNALHVMFEGQYTEQWNALDEIAERIRALGYNAPGSYGEFIQLSSIKEEPGLEKAPDWREMVRQLVVGNEAVCRSARKALDVADDADDDPTEDLLIQRLQTHEKNAWMLRSLLQ from the coding sequence ATGGCCAAGACCAAGCCGAGCAAGTCCAAATCCTCCAAGACACCGGTTGCGCCGGCCGTTGCATCGCCGGACGCACAGTCGAAGGCGCCGGCCATCGATATCGGGATCAGCGACGCCGATCGCAAGGCGGTCGCCCAGCATCTGTCGGTGTTCCTCGCCGATGCCTACACGCTGTATCTCAAGACCCACAACTTCCACTGGAACGTCACCGGGCCGATGTTCAACGCTCTGCACGTGATGTTCGAGGGCCAGTACACCGAACAATGGAATGCGCTGGACGAGATCGCCGAGCGCATCCGCGCGCTGGGCTACAACGCGCCGGGTTCGTATGGCGAGTTCATCCAGCTGTCGTCGATCAAGGAAGAGCCGGGCCTGGAGAAGGCGCCGGACTGGCGCGAGATGGTGCGCCAGCTGGTCGTCGGCAACGAGGCCGTGTGCCGCAGCGCGCGCAAGGCGCTGGATGTGGCCGACGACGCCGACGACGATCCGACCGAGGATCTGCTGATCCAGCGTCTGCAGACCCACGAGAAGAACGCCTGGATGCTGCGCTCGCTGTTGCAGTAA
- a CDS encoding RelA/SpoT family protein translates to MPEPPDNLRDRLLALPTMAASGPSLRALLASLPDDMEIVAGDAAVLLDTVGSLGLLGADVEVVATALADAVPAWRPLLVARLPAIVPLIEGLAAAHQVWSLHAEHASEGNPEGLRRLLLALIRDLRLVLVLLARQLALMRAAARSEDDDARRALASLTRDIHAPLANRLGIWQLKWELEDLAFRYLEPDTYRRIAGLLDDKRTGRERHIEAVRVQLGEALAAQGVRGEVAGRPKHIFSIWKKMQRKQVPIGELYDLRAVRVLVDDIPACYAALGVVHALWTPIPSEFDDYIARPKHNDYRSLHTAVVGPDGKTLEVQIRTREMHEASELGVAAHWRYKESGGSQRSSSAGDAALERRIEWMRRLLDAHTEPAGEGDPSLAGALGTELVEDRVFVLTPKGEIVDLPQGATPLDFAYHVHTMVGHRCRGAKVDGRIVPLDYVLHSGERVEILTAKTPSPRRDWLVVSNGFLASARSREKVRNWFHKLDRARNLQAGRELLDKDLRRLGLLQADLVPVLSRFNVATVDDLHVLVALGDVGPNQVGRALLELEREREAPTEAAAPTLPLRQPRRLPKTADSEFHVVGVDNLLVQVARCCRPVPGEPIAGYLTRARGVTVHRRDCPSFLRLSAHEPQRVLPVEWGRASGGHASDIVVEAVDRRHLLKDLSNAIAQEDVHVLSIQSESLGLSRVRLQLRVRVADYGQLARLLGKLDGMPGVDAARR, encoded by the coding sequence ATGCCCGAGCCTCCGGACAACCTGCGCGACCGCCTGCTGGCGCTGCCGACGATGGCCGCGTCCGGCCCATCGCTGCGCGCTTTGCTGGCGTCGCTGCCGGACGATATGGAGATCGTGGCGGGCGATGCGGCCGTGCTGCTGGATACCGTCGGTTCGCTGGGTCTGCTCGGCGCCGACGTCGAAGTCGTCGCGACCGCGCTCGCCGATGCGGTGCCCGCGTGGCGGCCTCTGCTGGTGGCGCGACTGCCGGCGATCGTCCCGCTGATCGAAGGTCTGGCCGCCGCGCACCAGGTCTGGTCGCTGCATGCCGAGCACGCGAGCGAAGGCAATCCCGAAGGCCTGCGGCGTCTGCTGCTGGCGCTGATCCGCGACCTGCGTCTGGTGCTGGTGCTGCTGGCGCGGCAACTGGCCCTGATGCGCGCGGCCGCACGCAGCGAGGATGATGACGCGCGCCGTGCGCTGGCGTCCCTGACCCGCGACATCCATGCGCCGCTGGCGAACCGGCTCGGCATCTGGCAGCTGAAGTGGGAACTCGAGGATCTCGCGTTCCGCTATCTCGAGCCTGACACCTATCGCCGTATCGCCGGCCTGCTCGACGACAAGCGCACCGGTCGCGAGCGCCACATCGAAGCGGTTCGCGTGCAGCTCGGCGAGGCGCTGGCCGCGCAGGGCGTGCGTGGCGAGGTGGCAGGCCGGCCCAAGCACATCTTCAGCATCTGGAAGAAGATGCAGCGCAAGCAGGTGCCGATCGGCGAGCTCTACGATCTGCGCGCGGTGCGTGTGCTGGTCGACGACATTCCCGCCTGCTATGCCGCGCTCGGCGTGGTGCATGCGCTGTGGACGCCGATCCCCAGCGAGTTCGACGATTACATCGCCCGGCCCAAGCACAACGACTACCGCTCGCTGCATACCGCCGTGGTCGGACCGGACGGCAAGACGCTGGAAGTGCAGATCCGCACCCGCGAGATGCACGAGGCGTCCGAACTGGGCGTCGCCGCGCACTGGCGCTACAAGGAGAGCGGCGGTTCGCAGCGCTCGTCATCGGCCGGCGATGCCGCGCTGGAGCGTCGGATCGAATGGATGCGACGCCTGCTCGATGCGCACACGGAACCGGCGGGCGAGGGCGATCCGTCGCTCGCAGGCGCTCTCGGTACCGAACTGGTCGAGGACCGCGTCTTCGTGCTGACGCCCAAGGGCGAAATCGTCGACCTGCCGCAGGGCGCGACGCCGCTGGATTTCGCCTATCACGTGCACACGATGGTCGGGCACCGCTGTCGCGGCGCGAAGGTCGACGGCCGTATCGTGCCGCTGGACTATGTGCTGCACAGCGGCGAGCGGGTCGAAATCCTGACCGCGAAGACGCCGTCGCCGCGTCGCGACTGGCTGGTGGTGTCCAACGGCTTCCTGGCCAGTGCGCGCTCGCGCGAGAAAGTCCGCAACTGGTTCCACAAGCTCGACCGTGCGCGCAATCTGCAAGCCGGTCGCGAGCTGCTGGACAAAGATCTGCGACGCCTCGGCCTGCTGCAGGCGGATCTCGTGCCGGTGCTGTCGCGCTTCAATGTCGCCACCGTCGACGATCTGCACGTGCTGGTCGCGCTCGGCGATGTCGGCCCGAACCAGGTCGGGCGTGCGCTGCTTGAACTGGAGCGCGAACGCGAGGCGCCGACCGAAGCGGCCGCACCGACCTTGCCGCTGCGGCAACCGCGCCGCCTGCCCAAGACCGCCGATTCCGAGTTCCATGTGGTCGGCGTCGATAATCTGCTGGTGCAGGTCGCGCGCTGTTGCCGGCCGGTGCCGGGCGAGCCGATCGCTGGCTATCTGACCCGCGCGCGCGGCGTGACCGTGCACCGCCGTGATTGCCCGTCGTTCCTGCGGTTGTCGGCGCACGAGCCGCAGCGCGTACTGCCGGTGGAGTGGGGGCGTGCGAGTGGCGGCCATGCATCTGACATCGTCGTCGAGGCCGTCGACCGCCGGCATCTGCTCAAGGATCTGAGCAATGCGATCGCGCAGGAGGACGTGCACGTGCTGTCGATCCAGAGCGAGTCCCTCGGGTTGTCGCGCGTGCGCCTGCAACTGCGCGTGCGGGTCGCGGACTACGGCCAACTCGCCCGTCTGCTCGGCAAGCTCGACGGCATGCCCGGCGTGGACGCTGCGCGCCGGTGA
- the hrpA gene encoding ATP-dependent RNA helicase HrpA translates to MTQHSSDKAVNGALKDAQTAIETASTRDRGRLLGLLGRWRRAPGDASAREAFETRLQASIRQRETRAAQLPRAEVDPVLPIAGKAEEIVALIRAHQVVVVAGETGSGKTTQLPKLCLAAGRGAAGLIGCTQPRRIAARTVAKRVAEELQVPSGGLVGYQVRFNDNVSDATAIKFMTDGILLAEIGSDRWLSAYDTIIIDEAHERSLNIDFLLGYLKQLLGRRPDLKLIVTSATIDTARFAEHFDGAPVVDVEGRGFPVDVRYRPLEGEGDDAGERSVLDGIVSVCDEIMQIRGTGDTLIFLPGEREIRDAHQALERRKYRHTEVLPLYARLSAKDQDRVFNPGPQRRIVLATNVAETSLTVPRIHYVVDPGLARVKRYSPRQKLDRLHIEPVSQASADQRKGRCGRIAPGTCFRVFSEADFASRPAYTDPEIRRASLSGVILRMLSLGLGDIESFPFVEPPDPRAVADGWQQLAELGAIDGARTLTATGRTMAKLPVDAKLARMLVAARAHGCLDAMLAITSFLGIQDPRERPSDQRGAADAAHAQFADPRSEFVGIVKLWDGYREAHADLTQSQLRKWCDRNFLGFLRMREWRELHRQLRLQCEELGWSIEARAGAVVDADPRMAAKAEAAAFIALHRALIAGLPTQVGHRADPGGGGRVSGQYEGPRGRRFQLFPGSPLSKKPPPWVLSATLLDTEKVWSLTNAAIEPDWVISELDHLLARRHHDPRWSRSQGRVVGSEQISLFGLVLAPKKPVDYGRLYPDESRALFLRDGLVTGEINTRATFVERNLRTLERAREEEAKQRRSGLVVDEDWMAQWYAQRLPADVLSAQALDAWWRKAPEAAKQALAWSRDDLLVADGVDADLFPAFIALGEARLAVSYRFEPGAVDDGMTVSVPLHLLNAIDPVRLSWLAPGFVEDKAAALIRSLPKVLRRNFVPAPDFARAFAQAWRDGDADAFTGTMARFLKKLAGVDIAASDFDEVALEPHLRANLRLVDTGRDRKGTTVLAESRDLDDLRHRFGERAARAFAAHAADGLQQGGLTTFPETPVPVSIPGAGGLPAYPALQDDGDSASLAVHADATHARRLHPQGVRRLLTIALADRVRHARKQLPVAPKTALLYAAIESAAPRDGKPGDRLREDLVDGALAALLAEGLDTIRDADAFAAHRDAVGKALFGEAMARLRQAEAILDRVAEVRAKLESKLMGWARANLDDMQAQLHALVPPGFLRTVPATALSEYARWLHALSLRAERAQRDPQRDQQRMLDVKPFVDALAEAAARGRSDAPDWQALRWDIEELRVSLFAQELGAKGGVSPKKLATRVAALN, encoded by the coding sequence GTGACGCAGCATTCCAGCGACAAGGCGGTGAACGGCGCGTTGAAAGACGCGCAAACCGCGATCGAAACCGCGTCGACGCGCGACCGTGGTCGGCTGCTCGGGCTGCTCGGTCGCTGGCGGCGCGCACCTGGCGATGCGTCGGCGCGCGAGGCGTTCGAGACGCGCTTGCAGGCCTCCATCCGGCAGCGCGAGACGCGCGCCGCGCAACTGCCGCGTGCCGAAGTCGATCCGGTGTTGCCGATCGCCGGCAAGGCCGAGGAGATCGTCGCGCTGATCCGTGCGCACCAGGTCGTCGTCGTCGCCGGCGAGACCGGTTCGGGCAAGACCACGCAGTTGCCCAAGCTGTGCCTGGCCGCCGGCCGCGGCGCCGCTGGCCTGATCGGCTGCACCCAACCGCGCCGCATCGCCGCGCGCACGGTGGCGAAGCGGGTGGCCGAAGAACTGCAGGTGCCGAGCGGCGGCCTGGTCGGCTACCAGGTCCGCTTCAACGACAACGTCAGCGATGCGACCGCGATCAAGTTCATGACCGACGGCATCCTGCTCGCGGAGATCGGCTCCGATCGTTGGCTGTCGGCCTACGACACGATCATCATCGACGAGGCGCACGAGCGCAGCCTCAACATCGATTTCCTGCTGGGCTATCTGAAGCAGCTGCTGGGCCGGCGCCCGGATCTCAAGCTGATCGTGACCTCGGCGACGATCGACACCGCGCGCTTCGCCGAACACTTCGACGGCGCGCCCGTGGTCGATGTCGAAGGCCGCGGCTTTCCGGTCGACGTGCGCTACCGGCCGCTGGAAGGCGAGGGCGATGACGCCGGCGAACGCAGCGTGCTCGACGGCATCGTGTCGGTGTGCGACGAAATCATGCAGATCCGCGGGACCGGCGACACGCTGATCTTCCTGCCCGGTGAGCGCGAAATCCGCGATGCGCATCAGGCGCTCGAGCGCCGCAAGTACCGCCACACCGAAGTGCTGCCGCTGTATGCGCGGCTGTCGGCCAAGGACCAGGATCGCGTGTTCAATCCCGGGCCGCAGCGGCGCATCGTGCTGGCAACAAATGTGGCCGAGACCTCGCTGACGGTGCCGCGCATCCATTACGTGGTCGATCCGGGTCTTGCCCGCGTCAAGCGCTACAGCCCACGGCAGAAGCTCGACCGTCTGCACATCGAGCCGGTCAGCCAGGCCAGCGCCGACCAGCGCAAGGGCCGTTGCGGTCGCATCGCGCCGGGCACGTGTTTCCGCGTGTTCTCGGAAGCCGATTTCGCATCGCGCCCCGCGTATACCGATCCCGAAATCCGGCGCGCATCGCTGTCGGGCGTGATCCTGCGGATGCTCTCCTTGGGCCTGGGCGATATCGAATCCTTCCCGTTCGTCGAACCGCCGGATCCGCGCGCGGTCGCCGACGGCTGGCAGCAGCTGGCCGAACTGGGCGCGATCGATGGTGCGCGCACGCTCACCGCGACCGGCCGTACGATGGCGAAGCTGCCGGTCGACGCCAAGCTCGCGCGCATGCTCGTCGCCGCGCGTGCGCATGGCTGTCTCGATGCGATGCTCGCGATCACCTCGTTCCTCGGCATCCAGGATCCGCGCGAGCGGCCGTCCGACCAGCGCGGCGCAGCCGATGCGGCGCACGCGCAGTTCGCCGATCCGAGGTCCGAATTCGTCGGCATCGTGAAACTGTGGGACGGCTACCGGGAGGCGCATGCCGATCTCACCCAGTCGCAGCTGCGCAAATGGTGCGACCGCAACTTCCTCGGCTTCCTGCGCATGCGCGAGTGGCGCGAGCTGCATCGCCAGCTGCGGCTGCAATGCGAGGAGCTCGGCTGGTCGATCGAGGCGCGTGCCGGCGCAGTCGTAGATGCGGATCCGCGCATGGCGGCTAAGGCGGAAGCAGCGGCATTCATCGCGCTGCATCGCGCGCTGATCGCAGGCCTGCCGACCCAGGTCGGCCATCGCGCCGATCCCGGTGGCGGCGGGCGCGTGTCCGGCCAGTACGAAGGCCCGCGCGGCCGACGCTTCCAGCTGTTTCCCGGTTCGCCGCTGTCGAAGAAGCCGCCGCCGTGGGTGCTGTCGGCGACCTTGCTGGACACCGAGAAGGTCTGGTCGCTGACCAACGCGGCGATCGAGCCGGACTGGGTCATCAGTGAACTCGATCATCTGCTGGCGCGGCGCCACCACGATCCGCGCTGGTCGCGTTCGCAAGGGCGCGTGGTCGGCAGCGAACAGATCAGCCTGTTCGGTCTGGTGCTCGCACCGAAGAAGCCGGTCGATTACGGGCGGTTGTATCCGGACGAATCGCGCGCGCTGTTCCTGCGCGACGGACTGGTCACCGGCGAGATCAACACACGCGCGACGTTCGTCGAGCGCAACCTGCGCACGCTCGAACGCGCGCGCGAAGAGGAAGCCAAGCAGCGCCGCTCGGGACTCGTCGTCGACGAAGACTGGATGGCGCAGTGGTACGCGCAGCGCCTGCCCGCCGATGTGCTGTCGGCGCAGGCGCTGGATGCGTGGTGGCGCAAGGCGCCCGAGGCGGCGAAGCAGGCATTGGCCTGGAGCCGCGACGATCTGCTGGTCGCCGATGGCGTGGATGCCGATCTGTTCCCGGCCTTCATCGCGCTTGGTGAGGCGCGGCTCGCCGTGTCGTACCGCTTCGAGCCGGGCGCGGTCGATGACGGCATGACCGTTTCGGTGCCGCTGCATCTGCTCAACGCGATCGATCCGGTGCGGTTGTCGTGGCTGGCGCCCGGCTTCGTCGAGGACAAGGCCGCGGCCTTGATCCGAAGCCTGCCGAAGGTACTACGCCGCAATTTCGTGCCGGCACCGGATTTCGCGCGTGCATTCGCGCAGGCCTGGCGAGACGGCGATGCCGATGCGTTCACCGGCACCATGGCGCGGTTCCTCAAGAAGCTCGCCGGCGTCGACATCGCCGCATCGGATTTCGACGAGGTGGCCCTGGAGCCACACCTGCGCGCGAACCTGCGTCTGGTCGACACGGGCCGCGACCGCAAAGGCACCACGGTGCTCGCCGAATCGCGCGATCTCGACGACCTGCGGCACCGCTTCGGCGAGCGCGCGGCACGGGCCTTCGCCGCGCACGCCGCCGATGGCCTGCAGCAAGGCGGGCTGACGACGTTTCCGGAGACACCGGTCCCAGTGTCGATTCCTGGCGCCGGCGGCCTGCCGGCGTATCCCGCATTGCAGGACGACGGTGACAGCGCGTCACTTGCGGTCCACGCTGACGCGACGCATGCGCGGCGCCTGCATCCGCAGGGCGTGCGGCGCCTGCTGACGATCGCACTGGCGGATCGCGTGCGGCATGCGCGCAAGCAACTGCCGGTCGCGCCGAAGACGGCGTTGCTCTATGCCGCGATCGAATCCGCGGCGCCGCGCGACGGCAAGCCCGGTGACCGCTTGCGCGAGGATCTCGTCGACGGCGCGCTCGCCGCGCTGCTCGCCGAGGGGCTCGACACGATCCGCGATGCCGATGCCTTCGCCGCGCATCGCGACGCGGTCGGCAAGGCGCTGTTCGGTGAAGCGATGGCGCGCCTGCGACAGGCGGAGGCGATTCTCGATCGCGTTGCCGAAGTCCGCGCGAAGCTCGAATCGAAGCTGATGGGCTGGGCGCGTGCGAACCTCGACGACATGCAGGCCCAGCTGCACGCGCTGGTGCCGCCGGGATTCCTGCGCACGGTGCCGGCGACGGCGCTGTCGGAATACGCGCGCTGGCTGCATGCGTTGTCATTGCGCGCCGAACGGGCGCAACGCGATCCGCAACGCGACCAGCAGCGCATGCTCGACGTCAAACCCTTCGTCGACGCGCTTGCCGAAGCCGCCGCGCGCGGCCGCAGCGACGCGCCCGACTGGCAGGCGCTGCGCTGGGATATCGAGGAGTTGCGGGTGTCACTGTTCGCCCAGGAACTGGGCGCGAAGGGCGGCGTGTCGCCGAAGAAACTGGCGACGCGGGTGGCGGCGCTTAATTGA